Part of the Triticum urartu cultivar G1812 chromosome 2, Tu2.1, whole genome shotgun sequence genome, GGAGATGCAGTTCGTGCCCTGGTTCGACCCCACCGCCGACTTCCATGCCTACACCATCTCCTGGACGCCCTGCATGATCGTCTGGTACGTCGACGACGTCCCCATCCGGGTGTTCCGCAACTACCGGGACAAGGGCATTGCGTACCCGATCAAGCGTCCCATGTTCGGCTACTCCAGCATCTGGTCGGCGGAGGACTGGGCCACGCAGGGCGGCCGCGTCAAGGCCGACTGGTCCAAGGCACCCTTCGTCGCCGGCTACCGCGACATGGTCCTCAACGTCTGCCCCTGCGACGGAGCCGACTCCTGCGTCTACGGTTGCGCCGGGGCGTTCAGCCACGGCGGGCGGCAGCAGAACTGTGCTGGCCTCACCGACCAGCAGCGGGCCAAGATGCAGGAGGTGCAGAAGTCTCACAGGATCTACGACTACTGCGTGGACTACAGGGACAACAAGAAGCCCGGCCCCGAGTGCAGCCTGCCGCAGTACTGATCGATCCAGCTGCTGTCCGGTCGTGGTGGTTGCACGCACCAAGGAAACATTGGTTGGCCGGAGCCGGTCTACCACTCCTTACACGACCCATTGATTCGACTCGGACTTCATTCATTTATTTTTGTTACATATACTCTTATTGCTTCCCAGCTGTTCCTTTCCAAATTTTGTTTCTTTTCAACAGCTCCACCATATACCTATGTCTATGTGTACATGTACACGTGTATCTATATTTGCATTAATTATgctatatatgatatacatggaTGAGTTATGTATACCCCCTCTTTTTTTTAATTTATGAGACCCAACTTAGTTCCTAAGTACACCCTTAGAAATCGCTTAGTTCCTAAGTACGGAAGCACCCTTCCCCTTCGGCTTAAGCATCCTCTTTGCCACTCCGATGAGCGGCGCAGCCGGACATAGGGAAGACACATGGGAAGAATATGCCTCCGGGACTCTCGGCAGTCTGATTAGCGGGCTGCCGTACATGGGGAAGACAAGGATCCTCCACGGCTGAGCGTAGACTAGTGTAGTGTATCCATGTCGTGGGAGTGAGCTCCGCGCGACCGTACGTGCACATAGTTAAAATATGACCAAAATGTAACCGTTTTCGTACAGTTTgtatgaaatccgtcatgtttgtatgCACTAGTGCAGAATCAGCCTTTAGTCcaggttcgtaagggcctttagtcccggttcaccaaCCGGAACTAAAGGGTGGGGACTAAAGCCCCCCACCTTAATTCCGGGTTGTCACGGCCCGGGACCAAAGGTGGTCCCTTTACCCTAGCCGAGGTATCGGGAACGTAGAGGGTAAGCATAGGatccaggcaacccagcttggccaaaatcttaagtcaaattgatgcatatttatggctttatgaTGATGATTACGCAAGGCAAATTCTCCGTTGTGGCTGTTTATAGtctgaaagtggcccatcgttgGCTTTCATCCCTTTGTAGATGCTACGCAGGgtgtgatgaagctatgtacctagggtagggtcatggacctgtcctaactgccctacccaaggacatctctagaagaaatcacctttcaatcgacttggaggcgttccactcgacagacttgaagacactcgaccaagaagcaatcactcgatcaagaccaaaccactcgacggccaggagacctaaagtcactccgcacgctaacggtcggtcattaaatagcttttatggtcatcatagcactttattactagcgttaccagtaacgccctgccttaatgtacattgaaccctttgtaacgtgggctggccggggtcctggcgcactctatataagccgcCCCCTTCCTCCGAGACaggggttcgcacctctgtaactcatactcacataatccagtcgaccgcctccgggctccgagacgtagggctattacttcctccgagaagggcctgaactcgtaaaccttgcgtgcttacaacttctccacagctaagatcttgcctctccgtacttacccccctacactactgtcagacttagaaccacgacagttggcgcccaccgtggggcaggtgttttagcgtttATTGGAGGAGTTGTGACCTTTTCCGACTagaatcatcatggttttcggcggagtttcggtggagggccgcgagatctgtctcggcgcgctcacgttcatcgtcgatgactctgcttggctccaggaggctccgcctcgacgtggacgcactccctgctcgcggggcaacgcactttagcgcttgcgtccgcggcgttctcctgcggcaaccgtcgaccccctaccggtcggctcctgtgttgtcctccctccccgtctctcgccggcgcaagcgctccggtcgatcgagacttcagcggtgggtgaggcacgtggtggcacgtcagtcggccacccccaagtcgcggcgatcgagcccgacgaatccctctacggccttttcgactggctccgcagagaccgcatccgagtgcgacagcagcgatccggcggcagaggttctgatggtcgatgggccgcccagtcctcccggttttccccgcaccgacggaggcgcgggtggaggcgacccgtcgcgtctccatgaggagtatcttcccgagcctctcatGTCGCTGctgagagaagaacttcgccgccggaacgtggatgcactgcacactcctatcattggagaaacccccgaggctcgcgccttggaggacgcgcgcctggcaaacttggccgagcgcactcgactggagaacctccagcgagcactcgacgagcatgcgcgacaacgggttcccgaatccagtcgacgtcagctcttcccgcccccgcaggtatatcaaactccgattcagaatttagcggctacggcccgtatagcggagtcgattcagccttcccagtcggaggctggcagaggcttgctgcagatcagagcgttactccgggcagcaggagattagaattccgctgtttctcagtcgcggaacaggattcacagcagatccgttgccgcggacacagtccagtcggctcacagcccgagatcgcccccgaggcatgagggacgtggagaccggcgtgaccagtatgggaaccatgagcagtatgatcaccgagtcgatcgtgacggtcgacgtcgagtgcccatgcCTCTCTCGAGGAGCGGGTCAtatgtgcctcgccagcaggatgacaggcgccctcatagtggtgggcgaaggattccagtcgaccccagagggccaggctttgacgcgagatctatTCTTGTCCAGggcttggttgacaggaacagggctcaccgagaaggtcacgacagggatgcacctaccagcagcagagtacatgtttcggggccagagtgctttagtagggccatcagggccgctgtgattcctcccaacttcaggttggcgactggagtcagtaagttcactggcgagtccaagcccgatacttggcttgaggactaccgagtggccgtccagattggcggcggcaatgatgaagtggccatgaagcacctgcctctcatgttagagggc contains:
- the LOC125534240 gene encoding probable xyloglucan endotransglucosylase/hydrolase protein 12, whose amino-acid sequence is MESSRRALLLVAMAATAIGLASASFRDNCDIKWNPENAAFSDDGHGLTMSLKSNSSGCLLQTKKQFIYGSVSTLIKLVPGNSAGTVTTYYTSSVGADHDEIDFEFLGNETGQPYTLHTNVFADGMGKKEMQFVPWFDPTADFHAYTISWTPCMIVWYVDDVPIRVFRNYRDKGIAYPIKRPMFGYSSIWSAEDWATQGGRVKADWSKAPFVAGYRDMVLNVCPCDGADSCVYGCAGAFSHGGRQQNCAGLTDQQRAKMQEVQKSHRIYDYCVDYRDNKKPGPECSLPQY